A single Nitrosospira multiformis ATCC 25196 DNA region contains:
- a CDS encoding VOC family protein — MQLNPYLNFNGQCETAFKFYEKCLGGKITAMLTFGSSPMAEQTPPEWHDKIMHARLAVGEAVLMASDASPEHYEKTRGMSVALNTDKPEEAERIFAALSENGAVQMPIQPTFWAARFGMLIDQFGIPWMINCE; from the coding sequence ATGCAGCTGAACCCTTATCTCAATTTCAACGGCCAATGCGAGACCGCTTTCAAGTTCTATGAAAAATGTCTCGGAGGAAAGATCACCGCGATGCTCACCTTCGGAAGTTCACCCATGGCGGAACAAACACCCCCGGAATGGCATGACAAGATCATGCATGCGCGCCTGGCAGTAGGCGAGGCTGTGCTGATGGCCTCGGACGCGTCACCAGAGCATTATGAAAAAACCAGAGGGATGTCGGTGGCCCTGAATACGGACAAACCGGAAGAAGCCGAACGCATATTTGCGGCATTGTCGGAAAATGGAGCCGTGCAGATGCCGATCCAGCCTACCTTCTGGGCTGCCCGGTTTGGCATGCTGATCGATCAGTTCGGCATACCGTGGATGATCAATTGTGAGTAA
- a CDS encoding MgtC/SapB family protein, whose product MAAVLSGGAIGLERSLHGHPAGFRTHALVCLASSLLMLVTLYQWKWLPPTIAIEAVRMDPVRMAQGIMTGIGFLGAGVIFKEGLSVRGLTTAASIWITAGIGILMGIGFFLPGILGTLLTLGILSLFRLIEDRVPRQSYAQYYVSFDRHKVMPEDQVRALAIDHGFEIATMSYRITRAGLFEYRMDIRTTKAGRAVGLAKALQNIESVREFRVSTTGT is encoded by the coding sequence TTGGCGGCAGTTCTGTCGGGTGGGGCAATCGGCCTGGAGCGAAGCCTGCATGGGCACCCCGCCGGTTTCAGAACGCATGCGCTGGTTTGCCTTGCATCCAGTCTATTGATGCTGGTTACGCTCTATCAGTGGAAGTGGTTGCCGCCAACCATAGCAATCGAGGCTGTGCGAATGGACCCCGTGCGAATGGCTCAGGGCATCATGACGGGTATCGGTTTTCTTGGAGCCGGGGTTATTTTCAAGGAAGGTCTGAGTGTTCGCGGCCTGACCACTGCCGCTTCCATCTGGATTACAGCCGGTATCGGCATACTGATGGGTATAGGCTTCTTCCTTCCCGGTATTTTGGGAACTCTGTTGACCCTGGGGATACTTTCGCTTTTCCGTTTGATCGAAGACCGGGTTCCGCGGCAGTCATATGCTCAGTACTACGTAAGCTTTGACCGCCATAAGGTGATGCCGGAAGATCAGGTTCGCGCCTTGGCGATCGACCATGGGTTTGAGATTGCAACCATGAGTTACCGTATTACCCGAGCCGGCTTGTTCGAGTACCGCATGGATATCAGGACGACGAAGGCCGGCAGAGCGGTGGGGCTTGCAAAAGCACTGCAAAATATCGAATCTGTACGTGAGTTTCGTGTCTCGACCACAGGTACATAG
- a CDS encoding DUF1269 domain-containing protein: protein MPALYWAVHSASGQKRYPALADYGINDDFIKSLSETIPLNSSALFILVRNAQPEKGSGGAHRR from the coding sequence TTGCCGGCTTTGTATTGGGCGGTGCACTCAGCGTCGGGACAGAAGCGCTATCCGGCTCTCGCCGACTACGGCATCAACGATGATTTCATCAAGTCGTTGAGCGAAACGATCCCCCTCAACTCATCGGCGCTTTTCATTCTCGTGCGCAACGCGCAACCGGAAAAAGGTTCTGGCGGAGCTCACCGACGTTAA
- a CDS encoding SDR family oxidoreductase: MNKPLHNKVAIVTGASRGIGAEIARTLGGAGANVVVNYAKDREAAEAVCTAIQQAGAEAIAIKADVSNSAEVCRLFDAAIERFQRLDILVNNAGVLLSRKMSDISDDEFDRVLDVNVKGVFYALREAAVRLEDGGRVVNLSSTVTRLMLPNYGAYAASKGAVEQLTRVFAREVGDRGITANIVSPGPVNSEMFTAGKSEETIRRMAAISFLGRVGEPEDIAGVVLFLVSEESRWVTGQNISASGGAA, from the coding sequence ATGAACAAACCGTTACACAATAAAGTCGCTATCGTCACGGGTGCGTCACGCGGCATCGGTGCCGAAATAGCGCGCACATTAGGAGGTGCGGGCGCAAATGTAGTCGTGAACTATGCTAAGGACAGGGAAGCGGCCGAGGCAGTCTGCACTGCGATCCAGCAGGCAGGCGCAGAGGCAATTGCCATCAAGGCGGATGTCAGCAATTCAGCTGAAGTTTGCAGGCTCTTCGATGCCGCAATCGAACGTTTTCAGCGCCTGGATATCCTTGTCAATAACGCAGGCGTGCTCCTGTCCAGAAAAATGTCTGATATCAGCGACGACGAATTCGACCGCGTTCTGGATGTCAATGTGAAAGGCGTTTTTTATGCTCTGCGGGAAGCTGCTGTCCGGCTCGAGGATGGAGGTCGCGTGGTGAATCTATCCAGTACTGTTACACGGCTGATGCTTCCCAATTATGGCGCCTATGCGGCCAGCAAGGGTGCTGTCGAACAACTGACGCGCGTCTTCGCTAGAGAAGTTGGAGACCGCGGCATCACAGCAAATATCGTTTCGCCAGGGCCGGTCAATTCGGAAATGTTCACTGCGGGAAAAAGCGAAGAAACGATAAGACGGATGGCAGCGATATCTTTCCTGGGACGCGTGGGAGAACCGGAAGACATAGCGGGAGTTGTCCTCTTCCTGGTGAGCGAAGAGTCGCGCTGGGTTACCGGCCAGAACATCAGCGCCAGTGGAGGCGCGGCATAA
- a CDS encoding VOC family protein, with the protein MGVIDFNHYNLRAPRELLDSLKAFYCDVVGLAQGFRPPFDSFGYWLYAGDKCVLHLSETATNEVRHTHISTTFDHAAFTCTGRPEMEARLKQHGILFRKGQVPALGITQLFFKDPAGNGIELSFPDQPVEQSPE; encoded by the coding sequence GTGGGAGTTATCGACTTCAATCACTATAATCTGCGTGCCCCACGAGAATTGCTCGATAGCCTCAAGGCTTTTTATTGCGATGTAGTGGGACTCGCGCAGGGTTTTCGCCCCCCGTTCGACAGCTTTGGGTACTGGCTTTATGCCGGTGACAAATGCGTGCTTCATCTGAGTGAAACGGCCACGAATGAAGTGCGGCATACCCATATATCGACCACTTTCGATCATGCCGCATTCACCTGCACCGGGCGCCCCGAAATGGAGGCACGGTTGAAGCAGCACGGCATCCTGTTCAGAAAAGGCCAGGTACCCGCACTGGGCATTACTCAGTTATTTTTTAAAGATCCGGCTGGAAATGGCATCGAGCTGAGCTTTCCCGATCAACCCGTAGAGCAATCCCCGGAATAG
- a CDS encoding ankyrin repeat domain-containing protein encodes MAGLVLAASLSQQPYAMGGVYEDLRWAAEDNNTSDISKLLAKGADPNTPDEQGNTLLMAAVRHKNADLVDLLVQAGARLNLRNRYGETAIMLASLHGLEDIVRKLYIKGAEINHEGWNPLIYAATGGHPRIIQLLLEGGVPINSTSDNGTTALMMAARGGHVEAARVLLKNGADPNLRNEWNKTALQWALSRNHSNVAELLKASGAKE; translated from the coding sequence ATGGCTGGTCTGGTGCTTGCTGCCAGTCTCTCTCAGCAGCCTTATGCAATGGGTGGGGTTTATGAAGATTTGCGCTGGGCGGCTGAAGACAATAATACATCCGATATCAGCAAACTGCTCGCAAAGGGCGCTGATCCGAATACACCCGATGAGCAGGGAAATACGCTTTTAATGGCCGCTGTCCGTCATAAAAATGCCGATCTTGTCGATCTGCTCGTTCAGGCCGGCGCCCGGCTCAACCTTCGCAACCGCTATGGCGAAACAGCGATCATGCTCGCGAGCCTGCACGGTCTGGAAGATATTGTCCGGAAACTGTACATCAAGGGAGCGGAAATCAACCATGAGGGATGGAATCCGCTGATTTATGCCGCAACAGGAGGCCACCCCCGGATCATCCAGCTCTTGCTGGAAGGAGGTGTGCCGATCAATTCAACATCCGATAATGGAACGACTGCGCTTATGATGGCCGCAAGAGGCGGGCATGTTGAAGCCGCAAGAGTTCTTCTGAAAAACGGCGCCGACCCCAATCTAAGGAATGAGTGGAACAAAACCGCGTTGCAGTGGGCGTTGAGCAGAAACCACAGTAACGTGGCAGAATTATTGAAAGCAAGCGGAGCAAAGGAGTGA
- a CDS encoding TatD family hydrolase: MFVDSHCHLDFPDLASRLDELLARMRENDVSHALCVSVNLQDFPRVRALAENHPNLYASVGVHPDYENLAEPQAAQLASLADHPKVVAIGETGLDYFRLKGDLEWQRERFREHIRAARQCSKPLIIHTREAAADTLRIMAEEGADKVGGVMHCFTESWEVARQAMEMNFYISFSGIVTFKNAVALKDVARRISLDRILIETDSPYLAPVPHRGKTNEPAFVRNVAEEIAALRGVPIEEIGRITTDNFFNLFKAA, from the coding sequence ATGTTTGTCGATTCCCATTGTCATCTTGATTTTCCCGATCTCGCGAGCAGGCTGGATGAATTGCTGGCACGAATGCGGGAAAATGACGTCAGTCATGCACTCTGCGTGAGTGTCAATCTCCAGGATTTTCCCCGAGTCCGCGCTCTTGCCGAGAACCATCCCAATTTATATGCCTCGGTTGGCGTCCACCCTGATTATGAAAATCTCGCCGAACCGCAGGCGGCACAATTGGCGTCTTTGGCTGATCATCCAAAGGTGGTGGCGATAGGTGAGACCGGCCTGGATTATTTCCGCCTCAAGGGCGATCTCGAATGGCAGCGGGAGCGTTTCCGTGAGCATATCCGCGCTGCCCGCCAATGCTCGAAACCGCTCATCATCCACACGCGTGAAGCCGCTGCCGATACACTGAGGATTATGGCGGAGGAGGGTGCAGACAAGGTGGGGGGAGTCATGCATTGCTTTACGGAAAGCTGGGAAGTAGCGCGGCAGGCGATGGAAATGAATTTCTATATATCGTTTTCAGGCATTGTCACATTCAAAAATGCCGTTGCGTTGAAGGATGTGGCCAGAAGAATCAGTCTGGACAGGATATTGATAGAAACGGACTCACCCTATCTTGCTCCCGTGCCGCATCGGGGCAAGACAAACGAACCCGCGTTTGTGAGAAACGTCGCAGAAGAAATAGCAGCGCTGCGCGGCGTCCCTATCGAGGAAATCGGCAGGATCACGACCGATAACTTTTTCAACTTGTTCAAGGCGGCCTGA
- a CDS encoding site-specific integrase encodes MEEKKPENVVLLENLSKHNAGTLVSEHEMRERHQRFISAATSENTRRTYRSAIRHFYAWGGALPCDSGAVLRYLLAYSDSLNPRTLALRLTALAQWHAFQGFPDPTADPSVRKTLKGITRTQGKPKKKAKALPIEDLEAIVAKLEPDTSLIAIRNNALLQIGFFGALRRSELAALMVEELGWETDGLVITLARSKTDQEGEGVSKAIPYGGPDGICCPVRALKRWLEAANIISGAVFRRVTRWNIIGTNPLSDGSINDILEACAKAADLAYVPELSSHSLRRGLATSAHRSGANFKDIKRQGGWRHDGTVQGYIEEAGRFEANAALTLLRRKGKK; translated from the coding sequence ATGGAAGAAAAGAAGCCGGAAAATGTCGTTTTGTTGGAAAATCTGTCAAAACATAACGCCGGTACGCTCGTTTCCGAACACGAAATGCGGGAGCGCCACCAGCGTTTTATCTCGGCGGCAACCTCGGAAAACACTCGCCGCACCTACCGCTCGGCGATCCGGCATTTCTACGCCTGGGGCGGAGCGCTGCCTTGTGATTCAGGGGCAGTGTTGCGGTATCTCCTGGCTTATTCCGACTCCCTGAACCCGCGCACGCTGGCGCTGCGACTGACGGCGCTAGCGCAATGGCATGCGTTCCAGGGGTTCCCGGACCCGACCGCCGACCCGAGCGTGCGCAAAACCTTGAAGGGCATCACGCGCACCCAGGGCAAGCCGAAGAAGAAGGCGAAGGCGCTGCCAATTGAGGACTTGGAAGCGATCGTGGCCAAACTGGAGCCGGACACCAGCCTGATTGCGATACGGAATAATGCACTCTTGCAGATCGGCTTTTTCGGCGCGCTGCGCCGCAGCGAGTTGGCCGCGCTGATGGTGGAGGAATTGGGTTGGGAAACGGACGGTTTAGTGATCACGCTCGCGCGCTCGAAGACCGACCAGGAAGGGGAAGGTGTCAGCAAGGCGATTCCCTACGGCGGTCCGGATGGAATATGTTGCCCGGTTCGCGCCTTGAAGCGCTGGCTGGAAGCGGCAAACATCATTTCGGGGGCAGTGTTCCGGCGCGTCACTCGCTGGAATATCATCGGCACCAATCCGCTGAGCGACGGCAGTATCAACGATATTCTGGAGGCGTGTGCCAAAGCGGCGGATCTAGCATACGTCCCGGAGCTCAGCAGCCATAGCTTGCGGCGCGGCTTGGCCACTAGCGCACATCGATCCGGGGCTAATTTCAAGGACATCAAAAGGCAAGGTGGCTGGCGACATGACGGCACGGTGCAAGGATACATCGAGGAAGCTGGGCGGTTCGAGGCCAATGCCGCATTGACGCTGCTGCGCCGGAAGGGGAAAAAATGA
- a CDS encoding DNA-binding protein — MARAGILYSHVAQAAAQLIGAGKNPTVDSVREALGGTGSKSTIAPFLKRWKAEQQDTMAAVESGLPASLLQAVTGLYEHMQAELTRKLDQAKQQHAEELRAAGEREQQFNDELQAALKTKANLSEDLAQTRRALAQLQEAHHAQSLSLATAQAESAGFQQRLADRASEVTTLDHQLTQTRAQFEHYQEATATRRAEERQAYEQRIARLEQDLDSANRQTAVQQKTIGQQEMRIANFTAECDRQDQALHATQEELTAVRSARDRLTDQVRDLMTAKDNLVARLTVVQQQLSDQVRDLMTAKDDLVARLTAVQQQLSDMRAALAAQEQASSMLTDQVRRAEERADHLAQEKHTWLQDRGALEQRLLSAEQKLVALTGSATTA, encoded by the coding sequence ATGGCCCGTGCCGGTATTCTGTATTCTCATGTCGCCCAAGCCGCCGCCCAACTGATAGGGGCAGGCAAAAATCCCACAGTCGACAGCGTCCGCGAAGCTTTGGGCGGCACCGGCAGCAAAAGTACCATCGCGCCTTTTCTCAAGCGCTGGAAAGCCGAGCAGCAAGACACCATGGCGGCCGTTGAATCCGGCTTGCCGGCGTCGCTTCTCCAGGCGGTCACGGGACTGTACGAACATATGCAAGCCGAACTGACGCGCAAGCTCGATCAAGCCAAGCAGCAGCACGCCGAAGAGCTTCGCGCGGCAGGCGAACGCGAACAGCAGTTCAATGATGAACTGCAGGCCGCTTTGAAGACCAAGGCAAATTTGTCGGAGGATCTCGCTCAAACGCGCCGTGCACTAGCACAGTTACAGGAGGCGCATCATGCTCAGAGCCTATCGCTCGCCACCGCTCAGGCGGAGAGTGCCGGCTTCCAACAGCGCTTGGCCGACCGCGCCAGCGAGGTGACGACGCTAGACCATCAATTGACACAGACACGCGCGCAGTTCGAGCACTATCAGGAAGCGACTGCAACCCGACGCGCTGAAGAACGCCAAGCGTACGAGCAACGTATCGCTCGCCTCGAACAGGATTTGGACAGCGCAAACCGACAGACCGCTGTACAGCAAAAGACAATCGGCCAGCAGGAAATGCGCATCGCCAATTTCACCGCCGAGTGTGACCGCCAGGATCAGGCCCTCCATGCGACACAAGAGGAATTGACAGCGGTGCGCTCGGCGCGAGACCGTCTTACCGATCAGGTTCGGGATCTGATGACAGCGAAAGACAACTTGGTCGCGCGATTGACAGTCGTGCAACAGCAGCTAAGCGACCAGGTTCGGGATCTGATGACAGCGAAAGACGACTTGGTCGCGCGATTGACAGCCGTACAACAGCAGCTAAGCGACATGCGGGCAGCGCTGGCAGCGCAAGAACAAGCATCCAGTATGCTGACCGACCAAGTGCGCCGTGCCGAAGAGCGCGCCGATCATTTGGCGCAGGAAAAGCACACCTGGCTACAGGACCGCGGCGCGCTCGAACAGCGTTTGTTGTCGGCCGAACAGAAATTGGTCGCTCTTACCGGTTCAGCCACCACAGCGTAA
- the holB gene encoding DNA polymerase III subunit delta': MSNIYGWQEEVWRKLTGALGHALLLRGRKGLGKLAFARYLAKSRLCENRSVEGKACEVCASCHWFEQGNHPDFCLVEPEAATATSVSGEGAGEEGVETGDEAEVQSLPRAVNQLSGSGKSTKKPSRQISISQIRELGDFVNITSHQNGYKIILIHPAETMSTAAASALLKNLEEPPLQTLFILITHQAQYLLPTIRSRCRQIIMPAPDAASAALWLKQQGVKAPERCLASAGYAPLTALEFANEDYLVRHSAFIQQISTPSGFDVLARAEEMQKSDLVMVVSWLQKWCYDLMSFRMAQKVRYHPDMLAQIKPLASGLDPYSMATYLRALDKTQQLARHPLNPRLFLEELLFSYVTMLSEKSRNRSKAG; the protein is encoded by the coding sequence ATGAGTAATATTTATGGATGGCAGGAAGAAGTCTGGCGGAAACTTACGGGCGCGTTGGGGCACGCCCTGCTGTTACGAGGCAGAAAGGGACTGGGCAAGCTTGCATTTGCCCGCTATCTGGCGAAGTCCAGACTCTGTGAAAATCGCTCCGTCGAAGGAAAGGCGTGCGAGGTCTGTGCGAGCTGCCACTGGTTTGAGCAAGGCAATCACCCCGATTTCTGCCTTGTCGAGCCCGAAGCGGCCACGGCAACGTCTGTCTCGGGGGAAGGAGCCGGGGAGGAGGGTGTGGAAACCGGAGATGAGGCAGAAGTTCAATCTCTTCCCCGGGCAGTGAATCAGCTCAGCGGCAGTGGCAAGTCCACAAAAAAACCCAGCAGACAGATAAGTATCTCGCAAATACGGGAGCTAGGCGACTTCGTCAATATCACCAGCCATCAGAACGGCTATAAGATCATCCTGATCCATCCGGCGGAAACCATGAGTACGGCTGCTGCCAGTGCCCTTCTGAAGAATCTGGAAGAACCGCCGCTCCAAACGTTGTTCATACTGATAACGCATCAGGCACAGTATTTATTGCCGACGATCCGCAGCCGTTGCCGCCAGATCATCATGCCCGCCCCCGATGCAGCCTCCGCAGCACTGTGGTTAAAACAGCAGGGTGTCAAAGCCCCCGAAAGATGCCTGGCCTCGGCTGGCTATGCTCCCCTGACCGCACTGGAATTCGCGAATGAAGATTATCTTGTGCGGCACAGCGCTTTCATCCAGCAAATCAGCACTCCATCAGGTTTCGACGTGCTGGCACGGGCAGAGGAAATGCAGAAATCGGACCTTGTCATGGTGGTCAGCTGGCTGCAAAAGTGGTGCTACGATCTGATGAGTTTTCGTATGGCGCAGAAGGTCCGCTATCATCCGGACATGCTCGCGCAAATAAAACCCCTGGCATCCGGGCTTGATCCGTATTCAATGGCAACTTATTTGCGCGCCCTGGATAAAACGCAGCAGCTTGCCCGCCATCCGCTCAATCCAAGATTATTTCTGGAAGAACTGCTGTTTTCCTATGTGACGATGTTATCCGAGAAATCCAGGAATCGGAGCAAGGCCGGCTGA
- the tmk gene encoding dTMP kinase, with amino-acid sequence MRGKFITLEGIDGAGKTTHLRWLEYFLKERGKNVMVTREPGGTPLGEALRDILLDSRQTMHAETEALLMFAARREHLDKVILPALSRGEWVISDRFTDASFAYQGGGRGLSLQKLNELECWVQGEFQPDVTLYLDVSIASGRQRTSNIRQADRFEKEQDEFFRRVREAYLERAKEFPERIRVIDANQSLEDVRRSVEKSIATIYA; translated from the coding sequence ATGAGGGGCAAATTCATCACTCTGGAAGGCATTGACGGTGCGGGTAAGACGACGCATCTCCGGTGGCTGGAGTATTTCCTGAAGGAAAGAGGAAAAAATGTGATGGTCACGCGGGAACCCGGCGGCACTCCCTTGGGGGAAGCATTGCGCGACATCCTGCTGGACAGCCGGCAAACAATGCATGCGGAAACCGAGGCGCTGCTGATGTTCGCAGCACGGCGCGAACATCTGGACAAGGTCATCCTGCCTGCCTTGAGCCGTGGCGAGTGGGTAATATCGGACCGTTTCACCGATGCCAGCTTTGCCTATCAGGGTGGCGGAAGGGGATTATCCCTGCAGAAATTGAATGAACTCGAATGCTGGGTGCAGGGAGAGTTTCAGCCGGATGTTACCCTTTATCTCGATGTGTCTATCGCATCGGGAAGGCAGCGAACCAGCAACATCAGGCAGGCAGACCGGTTTGAAAAAGAACAGGATGAATTTTTCCGGAGAGTACGAGAAGCGTATCTGGAGCGGGCAAAAGAATTCCCTGAAAGAATACGGGTGATAGATGCCAACCAGTCCCTGGAAGATGTCAGGCGGTCAGTTGAAAAAAGTATTGCAACGATTTACGCATGA
- a CDS encoding DUF1269 domain-containing protein, whose amino-acid sequence MSDLVVIGFENPQKAEEVLWRLRSLKRQHLIDLEDAVVVVRDEQGEINLKQSINLTHYDTSAGLLSGGLLGTFVGMLFLNPIAGLLIGSMIGAGAGALSGSLTDYGIPDDFIKSLGETVPLNSSALFILVRKVDPEKILAELAEFKGKVLSTNLSRDQEQRLKEALGGVPRTAAP is encoded by the coding sequence ATGTCGGATCTGGTGGTAATAGGATTTGAAAACCCGCAAAAAGCAGAGGAAGTTCTGTGGCGGCTCAGGTCGCTGAAAAGACAGCATCTGATTGATCTTGAGGATGCTGTGGTCGTCGTTCGTGACGAACAGGGTGAGATAAACCTCAAGCAAAGTATAAATCTTACCCACTATGATACGTCTGCCGGTCTGCTGTCCGGCGGGCTTCTGGGGACTTTTGTCGGAATGCTTTTCCTTAACCCGATAGCCGGGTTACTCATCGGAAGCATGATTGGAGCAGGTGCGGGAGCGCTGTCCGGTTCTCTTACGGATTATGGTATTCCGGATGATTTCATCAAGTCATTAGGTGAAACCGTCCCCCTTAATTCGTCAGCGCTCTTCATCCTGGTGCGAAAAGTGGATCCGGAAAAAATCCTGGCTGAACTCGCCGAGTTCAAGGGCAAGGTTTTGAGCACCAATCTCTCACGAGACCAGGAGCAGCGGTTAAAGGAAGCGCTTGGAGGAGTGCCCAGGACAGCAGCCCCTTGA
- a CDS encoding TIGR03118 family protein, which produces MRQIRSYLPSLAATAGVMASLLAIPAGAVTFTPTNLVTDDPLAHAAQITDTGLKNAWGMSYAPGGPFWVSSTDGGTVRLYGVNPATQAAVQRPLTVSIPGEGSVTGQVFNSTSSFGDNRFLFVSEDGTVSGWRPTLGTTGLIPAETLVPASPNNSYKGAAIGNTGGHDYLYAANFKAGTVDVHKGDAGAPSLSGSFTDPGLPSGYAPFNVQNLNGSLYVTYALQNAARDDEVAGAGLGFVDQYTLNGDFVARVASGGTLNAPWGLAVAPSSFGSAAGDLLVGNFGDGHINIYDPNTHTFLGQVLDANNHPVVIDGLWSISPGNDTLAGSSHLLYFTAGPDDEAHGLVGVLTPVPEPSAYAMMLAGMGALMLLIRRRTPG; this is translated from the coding sequence ATGCGACAGATTCGATCCTATTTGCCTTCACTTGCAGCAACAGCAGGCGTCATGGCGTCCCTGCTGGCCATTCCTGCCGGGGCGGTTACATTCACACCCACCAATCTTGTGACTGATGATCCGCTTGCTCATGCCGCCCAGATTACCGATACCGGTCTCAAGAATGCATGGGGAATGTCCTATGCTCCTGGCGGCCCCTTCTGGGTCTCTTCCACTGATGGCGGAACAGTCCGTCTGTATGGTGTGAATCCAGCAACACAAGCCGCCGTCCAGCGACCCTTGACTGTTTCCATCCCGGGTGAGGGTAGCGTGACGGGGCAGGTATTCAACAGTACATCATCATTTGGGGACAATCGCTTTCTGTTCGTAAGCGAAGATGGCACAGTTTCAGGCTGGCGCCCCACCCTGGGTACGACGGGTTTGATACCGGCAGAGACATTGGTGCCGGCATCTCCGAACAACAGCTATAAAGGTGCAGCTATCGGCAACACCGGGGGGCACGATTATCTTTACGCGGCCAACTTCAAAGCGGGGACAGTGGATGTTCACAAGGGAGATGCGGGGGCGCCCTCACTGTCCGGTTCGTTTACCGATCCCGGTCTTCCCAGTGGATACGCCCCTTTCAATGTCCAGAATCTCAACGGATCGCTGTATGTGACCTATGCCCTGCAGAATGCAGCCAGGGATGACGAAGTAGCCGGGGCGGGACTGGGTTTTGTCGACCAATACACGTTGAACGGCGATTTCGTTGCGCGGGTTGCATCCGGCGGAACCTTGAATGCACCATGGGGATTGGCTGTAGCGCCTTCTTCGTTTGGTTCTGCTGCCGGTGATCTCCTGGTAGGGAATTTCGGTGATGGCCATATCAATATCTACGACCCCAATACGCATACTTTTCTGGGCCAGGTGCTCGATGCCAACAATCATCCCGTAGTGATTGACGGGTTGTGGTCCATTTCACCGGGCAACGATACCCTCGCAGGCAGCAGTCATCTGCTGTACTTCACGGCGGGACCGGACGACGAAGCCCATGGTTTGGTTGGTGTCCTCACACCCGTCCCCGAGCCTTCCGCTTACGCAATGATGCTGGCGGGAATGGGTGCATTGATGCTGCTGATCAGGCGCCGCACACCGGGATGA